A genomic window from Leptospira andrefontaineae includes:
- a CDS encoding tetratricopeptide repeat protein has protein sequence MRVLCYILLICASLSSSYPQEENRREWNKAAKQKVLLLHQSGKEAESLPFLEEYVKKNPNELIYKLYLARALFWRSDLELPGHSEDVFSRMEKVRRIRDNYLRAAGLFEENVGYLVKVSPRDPDLGKWTFLWAMSEWYAGREDRAIQLFKKSFKHDFRLNQANYNIAAIYENLGQILDSQIYYGTYLKNEKELKEEE, from the coding sequence ATGCGTGTTCTCTGTTATATCCTTTTGATTTGTGCAAGTTTATCTTCTTCTTATCCTCAAGAAGAAAATAGAAGAGAATGGAATAAGGCAGCTAAACAAAAAGTTCTACTTCTTCATCAAAGTGGAAAAGAAGCGGAGAGTCTTCCCTTCTTGGAAGAATACGTCAAAAAGAATCCCAACGAGTTGATCTATAAACTCTATCTAGCTCGGGCACTTTTTTGGAGATCCGACTTGGAATTGCCGGGTCATTCCGAAGATGTATTTTCTAGAATGGAGAAGGTCCGAAGGATCCGGGACAATTACCTCCGAGCGGCAGGTCTTTTCGAAGAGAATGTTGGATATTTAGTAAAGGTAAGCCCAAGAGATCCGGATTTGGGAAAGTGGACTTTTTTATGGGCAATGTCAGAATGGTATGCAGGCCGAGAAGATCGGGCAATACAGTTATTTAAGAAGTCTTTTAAGCATGATTTTCGGCTGAATCAGGCAAACTATAATATCGCGGCAATTTACGAAAACCTGGGACAGATACTAGATTCTCAAATTTATTACGGAACCTACTTGAAAAACGAAAAGGAACTGAAAGAAGAGGAGTAA
- a CDS encoding tetratricopeptide repeat protein, whose protein sequence is MNRSIILVTGFLFVCAGLLTGIYTAVIQDTDSTNKGIIEKVREGEEFLKHSNPKSSEKALDIFAELSAKDVGSDLSFRIQYDLATALDKTGDKMRALGIFRELNQKEGLAREEKAKVAYGLGNLLLLLNRDEEGKGHLEEVLRTSGDNKLRSNALSAIADYYMKKGNYDQSRKNYVLALQEDPENVKARVRWGKSLRRMGKDWSAYDVYEDYVQSDAYFDPDKVAVDKEFRSGLLEKGRELYVRKEYYSAIETLKKALDIGVSERAREQAWYYIAESYDALGKSEQAIQYLNKILENSDGTLDQAAMFRKGTIYFRGGKYEKAAAVFQESADRNPDSPVGKKSATWKKEALDQIEDDLRYKDGEGGGKAKPSDDDRQDDDWKY, encoded by the coding sequence ATGAACCGTTCCATCATATTAGTCACTGGATTTTTATTCGTATGCGCAGGTCTTCTTACGGGGATTTACACTGCGGTGATCCAAGATACTGATTCCACAAATAAAGGGATTATCGAGAAAGTAAGAGAAGGAGAGGAATTCTTAAAACATTCCAATCCTAAATCCTCCGAAAAAGCTCTGGATATTTTTGCAGAATTGTCCGCAAAGGATGTAGGTTCCGATCTTTCTTTCCGGATCCAATACGATCTAGCAACTGCTCTGGATAAGACCGGAGATAAGATGAGAGCGCTTGGCATTTTTCGAGAGCTGAACCAGAAAGAAGGTTTGGCTCGTGAAGAAAAAGCTAAGGTTGCTTACGGCCTTGGAAACCTTCTTCTTTTATTAAATAGAGACGAAGAAGGAAAAGGTCATTTAGAAGAAGTTCTAAGGACCTCCGGCGATAACAAACTCAGATCCAACGCGTTATCCGCAATCGCTGATTATTACATGAAAAAGGGTAATTACGATCAGTCTAGAAAGAACTATGTATTGGCCTTACAAGAAGATCCTGAAAACGTAAAAGCACGAGTCAGATGGGGAAAATCTTTGCGTAGAATGGGCAAAGATTGGTCTGCTTACGATGTATACGAAGATTATGTTCAATCGGACGCATACTTCGATCCGGACAAGGTTGCTGTAGATAAGGAATTCCGCTCCGGACTTTTAGAGAAGGGAAGAGAATTATACGTACGTAAGGAATATTACTCTGCGATCGAAACCTTGAAGAAGGCTCTGGACATAGGTGTCAGCGAAAGAGCTAGGGAACAAGCCTGGTATTATATCGCAGAAAGTTACGATGCTTTAGGGAAATCAGAACAAGCTATTCAGTATTTAAACAAGATTCTTGAAAATTCGGACGGAACCCTAGACCAAGCTGCTATGTTCAGAAAAGGGACCATCTATTTCAGGGGTGGAAAGTATGAGAAAGCTGCTGCGGTTTTCCAAGAATCTGCTGATAGAAATCCAGATAGCCCTGTTGGTAAAAAATCCGCTACCTGGAAGAAGGAAGCCTTGGATCAGATCGAAGACGACCTGAGATACAAGGACGGAGAAGGTGGCGGAAAAGCAAAACCTTCCGACGATGATCGCCAAGACGACGACTGGAAATATTAA
- a CDS encoding class I SAM-dependent methyltransferase: MNDIEYYYDPEYQNFLLSSKRRELTPPEIVLKHFSLKDVQNIVDFGMGLGFWTETLLKSIHKEGWVWGAECNQDFLDEVLHWKNREDIQRFTPFYMEKADRPLLPEWIPVPEVIFASLVLSTFADPGQAMDGLVRSMKKGGKLIVLDWVKNEYPVGPRINDKISLDKMKFLAEQYKLEIVKTVRISENVYGLEIQSGPEFEYGYYDLREEETYSEELIRS, translated from the coding sequence ATGAATGATATAGAATATTATTACGACCCAGAATATCAGAATTTTCTCCTCTCTAGTAAGAGACGTGAGCTTACTCCTCCGGAAATCGTTTTGAAACATTTTTCCCTGAAAGATGTTCAGAATATCGTAGATTTTGGAATGGGGCTGGGTTTCTGGACGGAAACTCTTCTAAAATCCATCCATAAAGAAGGCTGGGTCTGGGGTGCAGAATGTAACCAAGACTTCCTGGACGAAGTATTACATTGGAAAAATAGGGAAGATATACAAAGATTTACACCTTTTTATATGGAGAAGGCGGATCGTCCCTTATTGCCGGAGTGGATCCCAGTCCCTGAAGTGATCTTTGCTTCTTTAGTGCTTTCTACTTTTGCAGACCCGGGCCAAGCAATGGACGGATTAGTTCGTTCCATGAAGAAGGGCGGCAAATTGATCGTTTTAGACTGGGTCAAAAACGAATATCCTGTCGGACCTAGGATCAACGATAAGATCTCTTTAGATAAAATGAAGTTCTTAGCTGAACAATATAAATTAGAGATCGTTAAAACTGTTCGAATTAGTGAAAACGTATACGGCCTAGAGATCCAATCCGGTCCGGAATTCGAATACGGTTATTACGATCTAAGAGAAGAAGAGACTTACTCGGAAGAATTGATCCGGTCTTAA
- the mtaB gene encoding tRNA (N(6)-L-threonylcarbamoyladenosine(37)-C(2))-methylthiotransferase MtaB has product MPFPQAEKKVLFHTLGCRLNFFESDGLFSSLSKHGYSVAGAEDIPDVVVVNTCTVTNKADSRNRNIIRNAIKRYPGAQVWVTGCYAQTDKESIESIPGIAGVIGNENKSDLPRLILEKEGSDSANIQVVSDRFAYSDVLPNGHTRAYLKIQDGCDRQCSYCKIPQARGKGVSRNWKDVLDQVSFLQDNGVGEIILTGVNLGWYRDADGRKAFPKMLEAILNKLEYSRLRLSSIEPPDVGVELAELLTHPRFTPFLHVPLQSGSKEILKRMKRSYNPETFRKRIELAKSKITDLFLGTDVIVGFPGETEQDFQDSCSILEELGFSKIHAFPFSVRKNTSAEQFPETVSKETKKERVHSLMDLSQRLHRKYAEGQFSKKREAVLENGGIAVTDNYLKAVIPESDLKSLSPGQFLTVEIGEYIPDATDKEGKVSARILAAIG; this is encoded by the coding sequence ATGCCCTTTCCGCAGGCTGAAAAAAAGGTATTATTCCATACCTTAGGTTGCAGGCTCAACTTTTTTGAGTCGGACGGTTTATTCTCTTCTTTAAGTAAACACGGATATTCCGTGGCCGGTGCGGAAGATATCCCGGATGTGGTGGTGGTCAATACATGTACTGTCACCAATAAAGCAGATTCAAGAAATCGTAATATTATACGTAACGCTATCAAAAGATATCCAGGAGCTCAGGTCTGGGTTACAGGTTGTTACGCTCAAACGGATAAAGAATCCATAGAATCCATTCCCGGGATCGCAGGTGTGATCGGAAATGAGAACAAATCGGATCTTCCTAGATTGATCCTAGAGAAAGAAGGCTCAGATTCCGCAAATATCCAAGTTGTTTCGGATCGATTTGCATATTCGGATGTTCTACCGAATGGACATACCAGAGCTTATCTCAAGATCCAAGATGGTTGTGATCGCCAATGTTCTTATTGTAAAATCCCACAGGCAAGAGGCAAGGGTGTCTCCAGAAATTGGAAGGATGTACTGGATCAGGTTTCCTTCTTACAGGACAATGGAGTCGGAGAGATCATACTTACAGGCGTAAACCTCGGCTGGTACAGGGATGCAGACGGCAGAAAAGCTTTTCCTAAAATGCTCGAGGCAATCTTAAATAAGTTGGAATATTCAAGGCTTAGACTTTCTTCCATCGAGCCTCCGGATGTGGGTGTGGAACTTGCGGAACTTCTTACCCACCCTAGATTTACACCATTTTTACATGTTCCTTTACAAAGTGGAAGTAAAGAGATCCTGAAAAGAATGAAACGTAGTTATAATCCTGAAACTTTCCGTAAAAGGATAGAACTCGCTAAGTCCAAGATCACTGATCTGTTTTTGGGAACCGACGTGATCGTAGGTTTTCCTGGCGAAACAGAACAGGATTTCCAAGATTCTTGTTCTATTCTGGAAGAATTAGGTTTTTCTAAAATACATGCATTTCCATTCTCGGTTCGGAAAAATACATCCGCAGAACAATTTCCTGAAACAGTTTCTAAGGAAACTAAAAAGGAAAGAGTTCATTCTCTTATGGATCTTTCTCAAAGACTACATCGTAAATACGCAGAAGGCCAATTCTCTAAAAAGAGAGAGGCTGTTTTAGAAAATGGTGGAATTGCAGTTACTGATAATTATCTAAAAGCTGTGATCCCTGAAAGTGACTTAAAAAGTTTAAGCCCAGGACAATTCTTAACTGTAGAGATCGGAGAATATATCCCAGATGCCACCGACAAAGAAGGTAAGGTTTCCGCAAGGATACTTGCCGCGATCGGTTGA
- a CDS encoding tetratricopeptide repeat protein yields the protein MHKGKILLLTLILFVFSAGNTFAQSEPDYQTALAEFQKGNSEKALEIIRVLHEQGKRSYDTHYLAAFCHYNAGRNKSAATHWSEALKLKPGDPAVSVDFARYLIQAGRNPDALEIIYNSYQANPKNREVRLLYATALLYNNKAREALYIIEKLKAEDGNDYHPLVLEAQVYFYLGSAEKAEVSLKWAQSLVPNNPNVLNNLGLVYEKAGNQEAKRGNIKKALEQLRNAKEQLESALKLKPDDEKIKGNIRRIEARINALSAG from the coding sequence ATGCACAAAGGAAAAATACTCCTACTTACACTGATACTATTTGTTTTTTCCGCGGGGAATACTTTCGCTCAGAGCGAACCGGATTATCAAACAGCATTAGCAGAATTCCAAAAAGGAAATTCAGAAAAAGCTCTAGAGATCATTCGTGTACTTCACGAACAAGGTAAAAGATCTTACGACACTCATTACTTAGCGGCTTTCTGTCATTATAATGCAGGAAGAAATAAATCCGCAGCCACTCATTGGTCCGAAGCATTAAAACTAAAACCTGGAGATCCTGCAGTCAGTGTGGATTTTGCCAGATATCTGATCCAAGCAGGTAGGAATCCCGACGCATTAGAGATCATTTATAATTCTTACCAAGCTAATCCTAAAAATAGAGAAGTAAGATTATTATATGCGACTGCTTTATTATATAATAATAAAGCGAGAGAAGCATTATACATAATAGAAAAACTAAAAGCAGAAGATGGAAACGATTATCATCCTCTCGTTTTAGAAGCTCAGGTATACTTCTATCTAGGAAGCGCAGAGAAGGCCGAAGTCAGTTTGAAATGGGCTCAATCTTTAGTTCCGAATAATCCGAATGTATTGAATAATCTTGGATTAGTTTATGAAAAAGCAGGAAACCAAGAAGCAAAAAGAGGGAATATTAAAAAGGCCCTCGAACAATTAAGAAATGCCAAAGAACAATTGGAATCCGCGCTTAAGTTAAAACCTGACGACGAAAAAATAAAAGGTAATATCAGAAGAATAGAGGCAAGGATCAATGCCCTTTCCGCAGGCTGA
- a CDS encoding metalloenzyme: protein MIFYVFIDGIGFGENDPNKNPFSKYAKGIFLPLGGKSIPEDSPSRLRELTYLKTDASMGIKGLPQSATGQTSLWTGINACQVLNRHMSGFPTFTLKRIIAKYSIIRILEENGFKADLLNCYTPGFAEHIKKHPRHVSASTLIQMAADKPLKDMDDLRDGKGLYMDISRDFLRKFGRDFIDKDDPVLEIQDPYKTGKDIIPAMKGHTLCIYEYFITDKVGHKMNWKGAEKCISDLENFLLGVLDAMDPEQDQLILTSDHGNLEDLTVDVHTVNPVPTILYGKYTEQMKNKIHALKDIPHAIYDCLGVQIQMSEQEFVQTPTN from the coding sequence ATGATATTTTATGTGTTTATAGATGGGATAGGCTTCGGGGAAAACGATCCGAATAAAAATCCATTCTCCAAGTATGCAAAAGGGATCTTTCTACCTTTAGGAGGTAAATCGATCCCGGAAGATTCTCCTTCCCGCCTCCGGGAACTCACCTATCTTAAAACGGACGCCAGTATGGGAATCAAAGGACTTCCCCAAAGTGCCACTGGACAAACCTCCCTTTGGACAGGGATCAATGCATGTCAGGTGTTAAACCGCCACATGAGTGGATTTCCTACATTCACTTTAAAACGTATCATCGCAAAATATTCCATTATCCGTATTCTAGAAGAGAACGGATTTAAAGCGGACTTGCTGAACTGCTATACTCCTGGATTTGCAGAGCATATAAAAAAACATCCTAGACATGTATCTGCTTCTACTCTAATCCAAATGGCCGCCGACAAACCTTTAAAGGATATGGATGATCTGCGAGACGGTAAAGGTCTCTATATGGACATTAGCCGCGATTTCCTCAGAAAGTTCGGGAGAGATTTTATTGATAAGGATGATCCGGTTTTAGAGATCCAGGATCCTTACAAAACCGGTAAAGATATTATTCCTGCAATGAAGGGCCATACCTTATGTATCTATGAATACTTTATCACGGATAAAGTAGGCCATAAGATGAATTGGAAAGGTGCTGAGAAATGTATCTCCGACTTGGAGAACTTTTTACTCGGAGTTTTGGATGCAATGGATCCGGAACAAGACCAACTCATCCTAACTTCCGATCATGGAAACCTGGAAGATCTTACTGTGGACGTTCATACTGTAAACCCAGTGCCAACCATTCTATACGGTAAATACACTGAACAAATGAAGAACAAGATCCATGCTTTGAAAGATATCCCTCATGCAATTTATGATTGTTTAGGGGTACAAATCCAAATGTCTGAACAGGAATTTGTTCAGACTCCTACAAATTAA